The following nucleotide sequence is from Anaerococcus sp. Marseille-Q7828.
TATGATAGTATTCTTATTAATTTCCATACTAGGCTCTTATTTCTTCGTATAAATCCTTATATTTATTGGCTGACATTTGCCAATCTATGTCACTTTTCATTGCATTATTCACAAGTCTATTGTGTGCTTCTTTATCGTTCTTATATATGTTTATAGCGTTTTTGATAGTAAATAACAATTCATGGGCATTGATATTTGAGAAAGAATATCCTGTACCCTCACCTGTGTATTCATTGTAAGGAATTACTGTATCCTTAAGGCCACCTGCCTCACGAACTATTGGTAGTGCTCCATAACGCATAGCTATAAGCTGGCTTATCCCACATGGCTCTGAGATTGAAGGCATGAGGTAAAAATCACTTGATGCATAGATTTGGTGAGCTTCTTGGCCTCCAAAATAAATTCTTGCGGCAAGTTTTTCTGGATATTTCCAAGCAAAGTATTTTAACATTTCTTCGTAGGTATAATCTCCAGTTCCTAGGGCTACAATCTGGATATCTTCTTCAAGTAGTTCATCTAATATGTACCTTACAAGGTCCATACCCTTCATTTCGTTTAGTCTTGTAACCATACCAATCATTGGAACGTCTTCTCTTTCTGGTAGGCCATACAATTTTTGCAAGGCTAATTTATTATTAACTTTTTTGTCAATACTATCTATATCAAAATTTTGTTCTATTAGTTTATCTGTTGCAGGATTCCACTCCTTATAATCTATACCGTTTACAATCCCTGAAAGCTTGTAGTCATATTCTCTGATAACTCCATCTAGGCCCTCTCCATAGAATGGGTAGTGGATTTCACGAGCATAATTTTCAGAAACTGTATTTACTGCTGTAGCATGGATTATACCAGCTTTCATAAAGTTAATTGCATCGTAATATTTAAGGTCATCTTCGTTGAAATATCCACCATCAAGGCCAGCAAGTCTCATTATGTCTGGGTTAAATACTCCTTGGTATTTCAAATTATGGATGGTAAATAAGGTTCTGATATCATCATAATAGCTATCCCCATGCCTAAAATCATTTACAAAGACATTAACCATTGCTGTATGCCAATCATTGGAGTGGATGATGTCTGGTTTAAAGTCAATTTCTTTTGGAAGTAGGGTACAAGCCTTGGAGAAATAGATAAATCTCTCTGCATCATCTCCAAATCCATAAGGATATCCCCTATCAAAATATTCTTGATTGTCTATAAAATAGTAGGTAACCCCGTCATAATAAAGTCTATAGACTCCTGCGTATTGGTGCTTCCAATCTAGATCTACATAAAATTCTGTGACCTTTTCCATTTTTGAAAGATATTTTTCATCAATAGATCCATACATAGGGATGACAACTCTGACATCCACACCCATATTTTTTAATTCTTTTGGTAGAGATCCAGCAACATCGGCCAGACCCCCAGTTTTTATAAATGGTACTGCTTCACTAGCAAGAAAAAGTACATTCATTATTAGCTCCATTCTTCCAATACTTCATTTTTTGATGAAACAAATGGGTGGACTCTGTTACCAAATAGTTTCATATTATTACCAACTTTTGTTCCCTTATCACTAATCACAAAGTTAAGTATTGCATCATTACCAATTACTGAATCTTGGAATATGACTGAATTTTTGATAACTGCACCTTTCTTAATGGTAACTCCCCTAAATATTATTGAGTTTTCAATCTCTCCTTCTATGATAGAACCATTGGCAACAAGGGAGTTTTTAACCTTGCTATCTTTTGTGTAAGATGTTGATGGTTCATCCTTTGACTTGGTGTAAACTAGGCCGTCTTGGTAAAATAAAGAGTCGTATAATTCTTCATCTAGAAGCTTCATATTGGCTTCAAAGAAAGAATAGGTATCCATTATAATTTCAAGGTGTTTCTCAGTTCTGTAGAAATCAATGTTTAGATCTTCTGGCAAAGAGAAAATTGCTGTAAGTAGTGAGGAAATAGTATTTCTCTCAACTGCATATCTTAATACCTTGATAAAGACTTCCCTTTTCATAAGTATAGAACCAGCGAAGAGGTCGAATTCATCAGAAAGACCGAGGTTAGTGCCTACACTTACTGGCTTATTATTTTCATCGGAATTTATTATTTTCCTATTTAGATAGAAACCATCATCATCACGCATTCTTTGTGTAAATATCAATACATCGGATTCATTTGACTTGATAGCTTCTTTTGCATCGCTTATATCAACCTTTGAGATGTACATTGGATTGGTTATAAAAACATACTCTGCATTAGAATCTTCAATAGCTCTGATGGTATCGTAATATGTTTCAACTTCGCTAGGATTTGCAATATCGTAGTTTGGAGGGATTATTGTAAGGCCACCACGTCTACGGTTAAGTTCCCAGCTCCTACCATTTCCAATGTGATCTAAGGTCGATCTCAACTTTCTACCTGCAAAAAGTATCACATTAGTAATATCATAATTTGTCAGATTTGATAAAGTAAAGTCAATAATCCTGTACCTTCCACCAAAAGGTAGCATATAATCTGGTCTAACCTTGCACAATTCATCATAATTTCCAGAATCAAACTCTGAACTATATACTAAAGCTAAAACGCTATCCATCTTATTCCTCCTCGATTCCTTCTGAACTTACAAGATAAACCTTATCTTCGCCTTCTTTGCCAATATTTTCTGTAATCTCAATATCTTCAGCAACAACACAGTTGTAAATCTTAACCCCTGCCTTAACCTTAGACCCATTTAATAAGACACTGTCATAAACTTCAGCACCTTCTTCAACTTTTACATTTGAGAATAAAACAGAATTCTTAACCTTGCCATTAATCACACAAGCTTCATTAACAAGAGCATCATCAAGAACACCTTCTTTACCAATCCTATGTGGTGGTAAGTTTAGGCTTGTAGTATAGATTTTCCAATCTTCGTCATAAATTCTTAGCTCATTATTAGGATCGATAAGGTCAAGGTTAGCTTGCCAGAAACTTCTTACGGTTCCAACATCTTTCCAATAACCATTAAATTTGTAAACGTATAGAGGCTTTCCATCTTCTAGCATCTTTGGAATAATATCCTTACCAAAGTCATTTGAAGAATCAGGATTTTCATTATCTTCAATTAGTGACTTACGAAGCACTTTCCAGTTAAAGACATAAATCCCCATAGAAGCAAGGTTTGATTTTGGATTCTCTGGTTTTTCTTCAAACTCAGTAATCTTACCATCTTCATCAGTATTCATAATACCAAATCTGCTAGCCTCATCCCAATCAACTTCCATAACAGCAATAGTCGCATCTGCACCCTTTTCCTTATGTATATCAAGGAGTTCTCTATAATCCATCTTGTAAATATGGTCACCTGAAAGAATCAAAACATATTCTGGATTGATGCTATCAAGATACTTAATATTTTCATAAAT
It contains:
- the glgA gene encoding glycogen synthase GlgA, which encodes MNVLFLASEAVPFIKTGGLADVAGSLPKELKNMGVDVRVVIPMYGSIDEKYLSKMEKVTEFYVDLDWKHQYAGVYRLYYDGVTYYFIDNQEYFDRGYPYGFGDDAERFIYFSKACTLLPKEIDFKPDIIHSNDWHTAMVNVFVNDFRHGDSYYDDIRTLFTIHNLKYQGVFNPDIMRLAGLDGGYFNEDDLKYYDAINFMKAGIIHATAVNTVSENYAREIHYPFYGEGLDGVIREYDYKLSGIVNGIDYKEWNPATDKLIEQNFDIDSIDKKVNNKLALQKLYGLPEREDVPMIGMVTRLNEMKGMDLVRYILDELLEEDIQIVALGTGDYTYEEMLKYFAWKYPEKLAARIYFGGQEAHQIYASSDFYLMPSISEPCGISQLIAMRYGALPIVREAGGLKDTVIPYNEYTGEGTGYSFSNINAHELLFTIKNAINIYKNDKEAHNRLVNNAMKSDIDWQMSANKYKDLYEEIRA
- the glgD gene encoding glucose-1-phosphate adenylyltransferase subunit GlgD encodes the protein MDSVLALVYSSEFDSGNYDELCKVRPDYMLPFGGRYRIIDFTLSNLTNYDITNVILFAGRKLRSTLDHIGNGRSWELNRRRGGLTIIPPNYDIANPSEVETYYDTIRAIEDSNAEYVFITNPMYISKVDISDAKEAIKSNESDVLIFTQRMRDDDGFYLNRKIINSDENNKPVSVGTNLGLSDEFDLFAGSILMKREVFIKVLRYAVERNTISSLLTAIFSLPEDLNIDFYRTEKHLEIIMDTYSFFEANMKLLDEELYDSLFYQDGLVYTKSKDEPSTSYTKDSKVKNSLVANGSIIEGEIENSIIFRGVTIKKGAVIKNSVIFQDSVIGNDAILNFVISDKGTKVGNNMKLFGNRVHPFVSSKNEVLEEWS
- a CDS encoding glucose-1-phosphate adenylyltransferase, translating into MRNSNKTAAMLLAGGQGSRLKALTKDMAKPVVPFGGKYRIIDFALSNSTNSEIRDIGVLTQYKPQLLNRHLGIGSAWDYDRNNGGLRILSPYYTEEGGKWFEGTASAIYENIKYLDSINPEYVLILSGDHIYKMDYRELLDIHKEKGADATIAVMEVDWDEASRFGIMNTDEDGKITEFEEKPENPKSNLASMGIYVFNWKVLRKSLIEDNENPDSSNDFGKDIIPKMLEDGKPLYVYKFNGYWKDVGTVRSFWQANLDLIDPNNELRIYDEDWKIYTTSLNLPPHRIGKEGVLDDALVNEACVINGKVKNSVLFSNVKVEEGAEVYDSVLLNGSKVKAGVKIYNCVVAEDIEITENIGKEGEDKVYLVSSEGIEEE